A DNA window from Caulobacter mirabilis contains the following coding sequences:
- a CDS encoding NADP-dependent oxidoreductase, with product MPVNRQWILRKRPVGDIAPGDLEFAETAIRPLEAGEVLIRNLYLSLDPTNRIWMSDQDQYLPPVELGQVMRGGTIGVVEASRSQRFPEGTIVNAGLSGWQAYTVGHEGMLNAVPALPGVPLTAYMSVLGATGLTAWFGMTDIGRPQPGETVVVSAAAGAVGSVAGQIAKLRGARVIGIAGGPKKCAWLTDELGFDGAIDYKTEDVGAALDRLCPNGIDVNFENVGGAIMDAVVGRMNNFGRMPLCGMISGYNAEGAAGGPSDFGRVLMHRLLIKGFIVIDYLPRAAEAFAELAPLVLEGKLKWKAHVVDGLENAADAVQRLFTGDHDGKLLVRVSPEP from the coding sequence ATGCCGGTCAATCGTCAGTGGATCCTACGCAAGCGGCCTGTCGGCGACATCGCGCCGGGCGACCTGGAGTTCGCCGAGACGGCCATCCGCCCGCTGGAGGCGGGCGAGGTGCTGATCCGCAACCTCTACCTCTCGCTGGACCCCACCAACCGGATCTGGATGAGCGACCAGGACCAGTACCTGCCGCCGGTCGAGCTGGGCCAGGTCATGCGCGGCGGAACCATCGGCGTGGTCGAGGCCAGCCGCTCGCAGCGCTTTCCCGAGGGGACGATCGTCAACGCCGGCCTATCCGGCTGGCAGGCCTACACCGTCGGCCACGAGGGCATGCTGAACGCCGTCCCCGCCCTGCCCGGCGTCCCCCTGACGGCCTACATGAGCGTGCTCGGCGCCACCGGCCTGACCGCCTGGTTCGGCATGACGGACATCGGCCGTCCGCAGCCGGGCGAGACGGTGGTGGTGTCGGCGGCGGCGGGCGCGGTCGGCTCGGTCGCCGGCCAGATCGCCAAGCTGCGCGGCGCGCGGGTGATCGGCATCGCCGGCGGCCCCAAGAAATGCGCCTGGCTGACCGACGAGCTCGGGTTCGACGGCGCGATCGACTACAAGACCGAGGACGTCGGCGCGGCGCTGGACCGGCTCTGCCCCAATGGGATCGACGTGAACTTCGAGAACGTCGGCGGCGCGATCATGGACGCGGTGGTCGGCCGGATGAACAACTTCGGCCGCATGCCCCTGTGCGGAATGATCAGCGGCTACAACGCCGAGGGCGCGGCAGGCGGTCCCTCCGACTTCGGCCGGGTGCTGATGCATCGCCTGCTGATCAAGGGCTTCATCGTCATCGACTACCTGCCGCGCGCGGCCGAGGCCTTCGCCGAACTGGCGCCGCTGGTCCTGGAGGGGAAGCTGAAGTGGAAGGCCCATGTCGTCGACGGGCTGGAGAACGCCGCCGACGCCGTCCAGCGCCTGTTCACGGGCGACCACGACGGCAAGCTGCTCGTCCGCGTCTCGCCGGAGCCCTGA
- a CDS encoding protein-disulfide reductase DsbD family protein produces MRRLLAALMGVFSLASALPAAAAPVDTGHLEAELVPQQSAVPGGTIYVALRQKIDKGWHTYWRNPGDSGEATKIQWTLPPGWTAGDFVWPLPHRQPIGPLMNYGYSNEVLLPTPIHVPATAKVGETATLKADVVFLVCADICVPEEATLTLALPVAEQPTPDPKWGDRIASVLADAPKPAGLAATFAASGEAVKLAVTGDPLKGADVGDAYFFPFDGTVIDHAKAQPIERGPDGLTLTLPAGFAFTQGPAPTELAGVLSLGDRAWEISAKAGPPAAGASGLGAPPKTVSAAGEKGGLGLPFALLFAFLGGLILNLMPCVFPVLSMKAAALAGHAHDARNARAQGLAYLVGVLATFLALAGLLIALKAGGAAVGWGFQLQSPIAVAALALVMLLVALNLSGVFEVGTSIQGAGGGLASQRGLAGSFLTGVLAVVVAAPCTAPFMASAMGYALTQNAAVSLLIFGALGLGLAAPFVALSFAPGLLRLMPRPGPWMDTLRHVLAFPMYGAVAWLVWVLSQQTGPVGMAYALAAGVLAAFAVWLWGHAQRRPPAPITRGLAAAVFVGAIVLVGLLAAEKPATAASAGGKAGETAEVPYEPWSPERVAALRAEGRPVFVNFTAAWCVTCQVNERTSLGRKIIADALKRNNAVYLKADWTNRDPAIAAALAEHGRAGVPLYLVYGADGSDPVILPQLLTDGMVAEALDRAAARKPGA; encoded by the coding sequence ATGCGCCGTCTCCTCGCCGCCCTGATGGGCGTGTTTTCGCTGGCCTCCGCCCTTCCGGCCGCCGCCGCGCCGGTCGACACCGGGCACCTGGAAGCCGAGCTGGTTCCGCAGCAGTCCGCCGTGCCGGGCGGGACGATCTACGTCGCCCTGCGCCAGAAGATCGACAAGGGCTGGCACACCTACTGGCGAAACCCGGGCGACAGCGGCGAGGCGACCAAGATCCAGTGGACCCTGCCGCCGGGCTGGACGGCCGGAGACTTCGTCTGGCCGTTGCCGCATCGCCAGCCGATCGGGCCGCTGATGAACTACGGCTACTCCAACGAGGTGCTGCTGCCGACGCCGATCCATGTGCCGGCGACGGCCAAGGTCGGCGAGACGGCGACCCTCAAGGCCGACGTGGTGTTCCTGGTCTGCGCCGACATCTGCGTGCCCGAGGAGGCGACCCTGACCCTGGCGCTGCCGGTCGCAGAACAGCCGACGCCGGACCCGAAATGGGGCGACCGCATCGCCTCGGTTCTGGCCGACGCGCCCAAACCGGCCGGCCTGGCGGCGACCTTCGCGGCCTCGGGCGAGGCGGTGAAGCTGGCCGTCACCGGCGATCCGCTGAAGGGCGCCGACGTCGGAGACGCCTACTTCTTCCCGTTCGACGGCACGGTCATCGACCACGCCAAGGCCCAGCCGATCGAGCGCGGGCCGGACGGCCTGACCCTGACCCTGCCGGCCGGCTTCGCCTTCACCCAGGGACCGGCGCCGACCGAGCTGGCGGGGGTCCTGTCGCTCGGCGATCGGGCCTGGGAGATCAGCGCCAAGGCCGGTCCTCCGGCCGCTGGGGCCTCGGGCCTCGGCGCCCCGCCGAAGACGGTCTCCGCAGCGGGCGAGAAAGGCGGGCTAGGCCTCCCTTTCGCTCTGCTGTTCGCCTTCCTGGGCGGACTGATCCTCAACCTGATGCCGTGCGTGTTCCCCGTGCTGTCGATGAAGGCGGCGGCGCTGGCGGGTCACGCCCATGACGCCCGCAACGCCCGCGCGCAGGGCCTGGCCTACCTCGTCGGCGTCCTGGCGACCTTCCTGGCGCTCGCCGGACTGCTGATCGCGCTGAAGGCCGGCGGCGCCGCCGTGGGCTGGGGCTTCCAGCTGCAGTCGCCCATCGCCGTCGCCGCCCTGGCGCTGGTCATGCTGCTGGTGGCGCTGAACCTGTCGGGCGTGTTCGAGGTCGGGACCTCGATCCAGGGCGCCGGCGGCGGTCTGGCGAGCCAGCGCGGCCTGGCCGGCAGTTTCCTGACCGGCGTGCTGGCCGTGGTCGTGGCCGCCCCCTGCACGGCGCCGTTCATGGCCTCGGCCATGGGCTACGCCCTGACCCAGAACGCGGCGGTCTCGCTGCTGATCTTCGGCGCCCTGGGCCTGGGTCTGGCCGCGCCGTTCGTGGCGCTCTCGTTCGCCCCTGGTCTGCTGCGGCTGATGCCGCGTCCCGGGCCCTGGATGGACACCCTGCGCCATGTCCTGGCCTTCCCGATGTACGGGGCCGTGGCCTGGCTGGTCTGGGTGCTGAGCCAGCAGACCGGTCCGGTCGGCATGGCCTACGCCCTGGCCGCCGGCGTGCTGGCCGCCTTCGCCGTCTGGCTGTGGGGCCATGCCCAGCGCCGGCCGCCGGCGCCGATCACGCGCGGCCTGGCCGCCGCGGTTTTCGTCGGCGCCATCGTCCTGGTCGGGCTGCTGGCCGCGGAGAAGCCCGCGACGGCTGCGTCCGCCGGGGGCAAGGCCGGCGAAACCGCAGAGGTTCCCTATGAGCCCTGGTCGCCCGAGCGCGTCGCCGCCCTGCGCGCGGAAGGCCGGCCGGTGTTCGTGAACTTCACCGCCGCCTGGTGCGTGACCTGCCAGGTCAACGAGCGCACCTCGCTGGGCCGGAAGATCATCGCCGACGCCCTGAAGCGCAACAACGCTGTCTACCTGAAGGCCGACTGGACGAACCGCGACCCCGCCATCGCCGCGGCGCTCGCCGAGCACGGCCGGGCCGGGGTGCCCCTCTATCTCGTGTATGGCGCCGACGGCTCCGATCCGGTCATACTGCCTCAGCTGCTGACCGATGGAATGGTGGCCGAGGCCCTCGACAGGGCCGCCGCCCGCAAGCCCGGAGCCTGA
- a CDS encoding thioredoxin family protein produces the protein MTLTRRAALALPLLAAAPAALAASGPGPAPAFTAKDADGRTRSLAEFKGKVVVLEWVNEGCPYVKKHYRGNMQATQKAALAQGAVWLSVCSSAPGQQGAVNGAQAKAWIKAHNAAPTAFLLDPSGTVGRAYNAKTTPHMYVIDKTGRLVYQGGIDDKPTSKVEDIAGAKNYVLAALADLKAGRPVQTAFSKPYGCSVKYA, from the coding sequence ATGACCCTGACCCGTCGCGCCGCCCTGGCGCTTCCGCTTCTCGCCGCGGCCCCGGCCGCCCTGGCCGCCTCCGGCCCTGGCCCCGCACCCGCCTTCACGGCCAAGGACGCCGACGGCCGCACCCGCTCCCTCGCCGAGTTCAAGGGCAAGGTCGTGGTGCTGGAGTGGGTGAACGAGGGCTGCCCCTATGTGAAGAAGCACTACCGGGGGAACATGCAGGCCACCCAGAAGGCCGCCCTGGCCCAGGGCGCGGTCTGGCTCAGCGTCTGTTCCTCGGCCCCGGGCCAACAGGGCGCGGTGAACGGCGCCCAGGCGAAGGCCTGGATCAAGGCCCACAACGCCGCGCCGACCGCCTTCCTGCTCGACCCGTCGGGGACCGTCGGCCGGGCCTACAACGCCAAGACCACGCCGCACATGTACGTCATCGATAAGACCGGCCGGCTGGTCTACCAGGGCGGCATCGACGACAAGCCGACCAGCAAGGTCGAGGACATCGCCGGGGCCAAGAACTACGTCCTCGCCGCCCTCGCCGACCTCAAGGCGGGCCGGCCGGTCCAGACGGCCTTCAGCAAGCCCTACGGCTGCTCGGTGAAGTACGCGTGA
- a CDS encoding TonB-dependent receptor: MAVRFNRRVASAGLASFVALAASPVAAEQTSAVDVGEIVVTAQRTSSQVSAPTHQVTTLKREEIEAGRAVSDTLSTLLAKAVPGLADSSRTMTDYGQTLRGRGALILVDGVPYNTNRDSSRNLISVDPSDIERIEVLRGGSAIYGGGATGGIISINTRPAGGPLRIETTLSGVAALSNLTGDGVGGRVQQFISGRAGDVDFALNGGYQRIAAGYDAHGDRRAPEPSQGDLIDSDAWSFGGKLGRRIGETGYLRGSLGYYRADQDTDYAADPAVGRLPPGAANARPLKGLELAEQNQVRNTIVTAGYTDRDILGSRVDVLAYYRDLFVRFTPFDARAIANRGRNVDQVYQNTKTVGARLTVDTPLGSNTSLSWGGDLGREVSDMPLDVFDPAAYDASGGLVFRRTGTLIFMPELTTDTQGAFVQLQHRFSDLVSVQGGVRYDRAEASFDTFTPLSQYRAPSPVQIQGGTISFDGWTYNLGAALTPVEGHEVYAAFSQGFQLPDIGLQLRGANAGFNLANSYLQPVKIDSYEAGWRGRIGPVAGTLAIFRTSSDLGDVQTFNNGLILLRTAERVDGVEASFDVGQGGDAWRYGGGATYLRGRERLQTATSWRNMTGYRIPPLKLTAYVQYAPTDRWDVRLQGLYSGERDYRLDGVASFGRREVKSYAVVDLIARYRPNDRDTVTVGVENLLNTQYLPVYSQLLRSSTNTSRVPANGATLTVTFKRSW, encoded by the coding sequence GTGGCAGTTCGGTTCAACAGGCGGGTCGCAAGCGCGGGCCTGGCCTCCTTCGTCGCCCTCGCGGCGTCTCCCGTCGCAGCCGAGCAGACTAGCGCCGTCGACGTCGGCGAGATCGTCGTCACCGCCCAGCGGACCAGCTCCCAGGTCAGCGCCCCGACCCACCAGGTCACCACCCTGAAGCGTGAAGAGATCGAGGCCGGCCGCGCCGTCTCCGACACGCTGTCCACACTCCTCGCCAAGGCGGTCCCGGGCCTGGCCGATTCCAGCCGCACCATGACCGACTACGGCCAGACGCTGCGCGGCCGCGGCGCGCTGATCCTGGTCGACGGCGTTCCCTACAACACCAACCGCGACAGCTCGCGGAACCTGATCAGCGTCGATCCCAGCGACATCGAGCGGATCGAGGTCCTGCGCGGCGGCAGCGCCATCTACGGTGGCGGCGCCACGGGCGGCATCATCTCGATCAACACCCGCCCGGCCGGCGGCCCGCTGCGTATCGAGACCACCCTGTCCGGCGTCGCGGCGCTGTCAAACCTGACCGGCGACGGCGTCGGCGGCCGCGTTCAGCAGTTCATCTCGGGCCGTGCGGGCGACGTCGATTTCGCCCTGAACGGCGGCTACCAACGGATCGCCGCCGGATACGACGCCCACGGCGATCGCCGCGCGCCGGAGCCCAGCCAGGGCGACCTGATCGACAGCGACGCCTGGAGCTTTGGCGGCAAACTGGGCCGCCGCATCGGCGAGACCGGCTATCTGCGCGGCTCGCTCGGCTACTATCGCGCCGACCAGGACACCGACTACGCCGCCGACCCGGCGGTCGGCCGCCTGCCGCCCGGCGCCGCCAACGCCCGCCCGCTCAAGGGGCTGGAGCTGGCCGAGCAGAACCAGGTCCGCAACACCATCGTGACCGCCGGCTACACCGACCGCGACATCCTCGGCAGCCGGGTCGATGTCCTGGCCTACTATCGCGACCTGTTCGTCCGCTTCACGCCGTTCGACGCCCGCGCAATCGCCAATCGTGGCCGCAACGTCGATCAGGTCTACCAGAACACCAAGACCGTCGGCGCGCGCCTGACCGTGGACACGCCGCTTGGCTCAAACACCTCGCTCAGCTGGGGCGGCGACCTCGGCCGCGAGGTCAGCGACATGCCATTGGACGTGTTCGACCCGGCCGCCTACGACGCCAGCGGCGGTCTGGTCTTCCGGCGCACCGGAACCCTGATCTTCATGCCGGAGCTGACCACCGACACCCAGGGGGCGTTCGTCCAGCTGCAGCATCGGTTCTCGGACCTCGTCTCGGTGCAGGGCGGCGTGCGCTACGATCGCGCCGAGGCCTCGTTCGACACCTTCACGCCGCTCTCGCAGTATCGCGCGCCGTCGCCCGTTCAGATCCAGGGCGGGACGATCAGCTTCGACGGCTGGACCTACAACCTCGGCGCGGCGCTGACTCCGGTCGAGGGGCACGAGGTCTACGCGGCCTTCTCACAGGGCTTCCAGCTGCCGGATATCGGCCTGCAGCTGCGGGGCGCCAACGCCGGGTTCAACCTCGCCAACTCCTATCTCCAGCCGGTGAAGATCGACAGCTACGAGGCCGGCTGGCGCGGCCGCATCGGCCCGGTCGCGGGAACCCTCGCCATCTTCCGGACGTCCTCCGACCTGGGCGACGTGCAGACCTTCAACAACGGCCTGATCCTGCTCCGCACCGCCGAGCGCGTCGACGGCGTCGAGGCGTCGTTCGACGTCGGCCAGGGCGGCGACGCCTGGCGCTATGGCGGCGGCGCGACCTATCTGCGCGGCCGTGAACGCCTGCAGACGGCGACCTCCTGGCGCAACATGACCGGCTACCGCATTCCCCCGCTCAAGCTCACCGCCTATGTCCAGTATGCGCCGACCGACCGCTGGGACGTCCGGCTCCAGGGCCTCTATTCAGGCGAACGTGACTATCGCCTCGACGGCGTCGCCAGCTTCGGCCGACGCGAGGTGAAGAGCTACGCGGTGGTCGACCTGATCGCGCGCTACCGCCCCAACGACCGCGATACGGTCACGGTCGGCGTCGAGAACCTGCTCAACACCCAGTACCTGCCGGTCTACAGCCAGCTGCTGCGCAGCAGCACCAACACCAGCCGCGTGCCCGCCAACGGCGCGACGCTTACGGTCACGTTCAAGCGGAGCTGGTAG
- the pgi gene encoding glucose-6-phosphate isomerase, with amino-acid sequence MTDTAAAWTALEAAAAADGERRIVDLFEAEPDRLKRLTVEAASLSVDLSKQPWSRAGFEAAIALARAGGVEARRDRFFGGDTVNVTETRAALHMALRAPDGAAFEAQGRPVSKSVEGVRAAMKAFVDQVRSGAYKGATGQAFTQVLHIGIGGSDLGPRMVWRALKPLNRRIEVTFVGNVDPSDIAAALAALDPARTLVVVVSKTFTTQETMANAAAAKAWLRGALGEVGDGHLVACSTNLEACAAFGIPAERVFGFEDWVGGRYSTWSSVGLSCAIGLGWEAFEQLHAGAAAMDDHFRRAPLERNAPVLLALAHIYNRNGLGRPVRVVEPYAERLGLLANYLQQLEMESNGKRVTEAGTPVAHATSTAVFGNAGTNDQHAFFQMLHQGTDIIPVDFVAVARSDEGPARQHVILLANAIAQAEALMVGAANAAEPHRHFPGDRPSSFILLDRLTPYALGALIALYEHKVFVEGTLWEIDSFDQWGVELGKTLANKVLAELEGGSAGEHDASTAALIARLKG; translated from the coding sequence ATGACCGACACAGCCGCCGCCTGGACCGCGCTCGAAGCCGCCGCCGCCGCCGATGGCGAACGCCGCATCGTCGATCTCTTCGAGGCCGAGCCGGACCGGTTGAAGCGGCTGACGGTGGAAGCCGCCAGTCTGTCGGTGGACCTCAGCAAGCAGCCCTGGAGCCGAGCGGGCTTCGAGGCCGCGATCGCCCTCGCCCGGGCAGGCGGGGTCGAGGCGCGCCGAGACCGCTTCTTCGGCGGCGACACGGTCAACGTCACCGAGACCCGCGCCGCTCTGCACATGGCCCTGCGCGCGCCCGACGGCGCCGCCTTCGAAGCCCAGGGACGCCCGGTCTCCAAGAGCGTGGAAGGCGTCCGGGCGGCCATGAAGGCCTTTGTCGACCAGGTCCGTTCGGGCGCCTACAAGGGCGCGACGGGCCAGGCCTTCACCCAGGTGCTGCACATCGGCATCGGCGGTTCGGATCTGGGCCCGCGCATGGTCTGGCGCGCGCTCAAGCCGCTGAACCGCCGCATCGAAGTGACCTTCGTCGGCAACGTCGACCCGTCCGACATCGCCGCCGCCTTGGCCGCGTTGGACCCGGCGCGGACGCTGGTGGTGGTCGTCTCCAAGACCTTCACCACCCAGGAGACCATGGCCAACGCCGCGGCCGCCAAGGCCTGGCTGCGCGGCGCGCTGGGCGAGGTCGGCGACGGCCACCTGGTCGCCTGTTCGACCAACCTGGAGGCCTGCGCCGCCTTCGGCATCCCCGCGGAGCGGGTGTTCGGCTTCGAGGACTGGGTCGGCGGACGGTATTCGACCTGGTCTTCCGTCGGCCTGTCCTGCGCCATCGGCCTGGGCTGGGAGGCGTTCGAACAGCTCCACGCCGGCGCCGCCGCCATGGACGACCATTTCCGCCGCGCGCCGCTGGAGCGCAACGCCCCGGTGCTGCTGGCCCTGGCCCATATCTACAACCGCAACGGCCTGGGCCGTCCGGTCCGTGTCGTCGAGCCCTACGCCGAACGCCTGGGCCTGCTGGCCAACTACCTGCAGCAGCTGGAGATGGAGTCGAACGGCAAGCGGGTCACCGAAGCGGGGACGCCCGTCGCCCACGCCACCTCGACCGCGGTGTTCGGGAACGCCGGCACCAACGACCAGCACGCCTTCTTCCAGATGCTCCACCAGGGGACCGACATCATCCCCGTAGACTTCGTGGCGGTGGCCAGGAGCGATGAAGGCCCTGCCCGGCAGCATGTGATCCTGCTGGCCAACGCCATCGCCCAGGCCGAGGCGCTGATGGTCGGCGCCGCCAACGCCGCCGAGCCGCACCGCCATTTCCCCGGCGACCGGCCGTCGAGCTTCATCCTGCTGGATCGCCTGACGCCCTACGCCCTGGGCGCGCTGATCGCCCTCTATGAGCACAAGGTCTTCGTCGAGGGGACGCTCTGGGAGATCGACAGCTTCGACCAGTGGGGCGTCGAGCTGGGCAAGACCCTGGCCAACAAGGTCCTGGCCGAGCTGGAGGGCGGTTCCGCGGGAGAGCACGACGCCTCGACGGCGGCCCTGATCGCGCGCCTGAAGGGCTAG
- a CDS encoding DUF6624 domain-containing protein: protein MIGKVLAAALAASLIAGAALADPIDDLLAGKTDPLTYDFGQLRDQPDADAWLKAAEGRVQRDLLRRRGIADDVAWKDARPTGCWTEAEQALLRGVASARKVKTAADWSRANAEAQGLEAKRQSVQRILFSGEASPYEQLNGVARRLKMAREAKDPILAELFRRNAEDNFARMSIGFSARHFLAPQASDAALDLYDAKADREICLIDEANLVWLKKTIAERGWFRISRDGQQADDAARNLVQHADDDPAFQQRMLAVLEAELAAKETTASGYAYLYDRVAVNTGKPQRYATQGRCAGPGDWRADTLEDPDAVEARRLAVGIDWPMKDYVARMNSFCR from the coding sequence ATGATCGGCAAGGTTCTGGCGGCGGCGCTGGCGGCGTCACTGATCGCGGGTGCGGCCCTGGCCGACCCGATCGACGACCTGTTGGCCGGCAAGACCGATCCGCTGACCTACGACTTCGGTCAGCTGCGCGACCAGCCCGACGCGGACGCCTGGCTGAAGGCGGCCGAAGGCCGGGTGCAGCGCGACCTGCTGCGCCGCCGGGGGATCGCCGACGACGTGGCCTGGAAGGACGCGCGGCCGACCGGCTGCTGGACCGAGGCCGAGCAGGCGCTGCTCAGGGGCGTCGCCTCCGCCCGCAAGGTCAAGACCGCCGCCGACTGGAGCCGCGCCAACGCCGAGGCCCAGGGTCTGGAGGCGAAACGGCAGTCGGTGCAACGCATCCTCTTTTCGGGCGAGGCGTCGCCCTACGAACAGCTGAACGGCGTCGCGCGGCGATTGAAGATGGCGCGCGAGGCCAAGGACCCGATCCTGGCCGAGTTGTTTCGCCGCAACGCCGAGGACAACTTCGCCCGGATGAGCATCGGCTTCTCCGCCCGGCATTTCCTGGCGCCTCAGGCGTCGGACGCCGCGCTCGATCTCTATGACGCCAAGGCTGATCGCGAGATCTGCCTGATCGACGAGGCCAACCTCGTCTGGCTCAAGAAGACGATCGCCGAGCGCGGTTGGTTCCGCATCAGTCGCGACGGCCAGCAGGCCGACGACGCCGCGCGCAACCTGGTCCAGCACGCCGACGACGATCCGGCCTTCCAGCAGCGGATGCTCGCCGTGCTGGAGGCGGAACTGGCGGCCAAGGAGACCACCGCCAGCGGCTACGCCTACCTCTACGACCGGGTGGCGGTGAACACCGGCAAGCCGCAGCGCTACGCCACCCAGGGCCGCTGCGCCGGGCCCGGGGACTGGCGCGCCGACACGCTGGAAGATCCCGACGCCGTCGAGGCGCGTCGCCTGGCCGTCGGCATCGACTGGCCGATGAAGGACTATGTCGCCAGAATGAACAGCTTCTGCCGCTAG
- the hisS gene encoding histidine--tRNA ligase: MTDQTFRPEARAPRGFADKRAATLRAERRIVEAVSRVYESWGFEPLDTGAFEYADALGKFLPDSDRPNEGVFALQDDDEQWMALRYDLTAPLARFAAQNWETLPKPYRRYAFGPVWRNEKPGPGRFREFIQCDADTVGSARPEADAEIIAMAAAGLKAAGLPEGGAVLKFSNRKILDGVLETAGVSDGRQKLIVLRALDKLDRLGREGVADLLGKGRLDESGAFTPGAELSAASAGLVLDFLDMAVAGAPLDQLANAAFAKAEVALEGFRELEAIVAALKGLGVDEASARFDPSIVRGLEYYTGAVFEADLQVETLDEKGKPIRFGSVGGGGRYDDLVARFTGERIPATGFSFGVSRLAAALKAAGREVAGENRGPVVVIAFDQSRMADYFAVAAELRTGGVPAEVYLGASGMKAQMKYADRRLSPAAVIIGEDEFAAGTATVKDLDLGRDLARGMTDNAAWRAERPGQQTVARADLVAVVRKIVDAAQ; this comes from the coding sequence ATGACCGACCAGACCTTCCGTCCTGAAGCTCGCGCGCCCCGCGGTTTCGCAGACAAACGCGCCGCCACCCTGCGCGCCGAGCGCCGTATCGTTGAGGCCGTTTCCAGGGTCTACGAGAGCTGGGGCTTCGAGCCGTTGGACACCGGCGCCTTCGAGTACGCCGACGCCCTGGGCAAGTTCCTGCCCGACAGCGACCGTCCGAACGAAGGCGTCTTCGCGCTGCAGGATGACGATGAGCAGTGGATGGCTCTGCGCTACGACCTGACCGCCCCGCTGGCGCGGTTCGCGGCGCAGAACTGGGAGACGCTGCCCAAGCCGTACCGCCGCTACGCCTTCGGGCCGGTGTGGCGCAACGAGAAGCCGGGGCCGGGCCGCTTCCGCGAGTTCATCCAGTGCGACGCCGACACCGTCGGTTCTGCGCGCCCCGAGGCGGACGCCGAGATCATCGCCATGGCCGCGGCCGGGCTGAAGGCGGCGGGCCTGCCCGAAGGCGGGGCGGTGCTGAAGTTCTCCAACCGCAAGATCCTGGACGGCGTGCTCGAGACGGCCGGCGTCTCCGACGGCCGCCAGAAGCTGATCGTGCTGCGGGCGCTGGATAAGCTGGATCGTCTCGGCCGCGAGGGCGTGGCCGACCTGCTCGGCAAAGGCCGTCTGGACGAGTCGGGCGCCTTCACCCCGGGCGCGGAGCTGTCCGCCGCCTCGGCCGGCCTGGTGCTCGACTTCCTCGACATGGCCGTGGCTGGCGCGCCGCTGGACCAGCTCGCGAACGCGGCGTTCGCCAAGGCCGAGGTCGCGCTGGAAGGCTTCCGGGAGCTGGAGGCCATCGTCGCTGCGTTGAAGGGGCTGGGCGTCGACGAGGCCTCGGCCCGCTTCGACCCTTCGATCGTGCGCGGCCTGGAGTACTACACCGGGGCGGTGTTCGAGGCCGACCTGCAGGTCGAGACCCTGGACGAGAAGGGCAAGCCGATCCGCTTCGGGTCGGTCGGCGGCGGCGGCCGTTACGACGACCTGGTCGCCCGCTTCACCGGCGAACGCATCCCGGCGACGGGCTTCAGCTTCGGCGTCTCGCGATTGGCCGCGGCGCTGAAGGCGGCCGGCCGTGAGGTCGCCGGCGAGAACCGCGGTCCGGTGGTCGTCATCGCCTTCGACCAGAGCCGCATGGCCGACTACTTCGCCGTCGCCGCCGAGCTGCGGACGGGCGGGGTCCCGGCGGAGGTCTACCTCGGCGCTTCCGGCATGAAGGCCCAGATGAAGTACGCCGACCGACGCCTGTCGCCCGCCGCGGTGATCATCGGCGAAGACGAGTTCGCCGCCGGCACGGCGACGGTGAAGGACCTCGACCTCGGCCGCGACCTGGCCAGGGGCATGACCGACAACGCCGCCTGGCGCGCCGAGCGGCCCGGGCAGCAGACCGTCGCCCGCGCCGACCTGGTCGCCGTGGTGCGCAAGATCGTGGACGCCGCCCAATGA